In Salmo trutta chromosome 28, fSalTru1.1, whole genome shotgun sequence, one DNA window encodes the following:
- the LOC115165566 gene encoding tubulin alpha chain isoform X2: MRECISVHVGQAGAQMGNACWELYCLEHGIQPDGQMPSDKTIGGGDDSFNTFFSETGAGKHVPRAVFVDLEPTVIDEVRTGTYRQLFHPEQLITGKEDAANNYARGHYTIGKEIIDLVLDRIRKLADQCTGLQGFLVFHSFGGGTGSGFTSLLMERLSVDYGKKSKLEFSIYPAPQVSTAVVEPYNSILTTHTTLEHSDCAFMVDNEAIYDICRRNLDIERPTYTNLNRLIGQIVSSITASLRFDGALNVDLTEFQTNLVPYPRIHFPLATYAPVISAEKAYHEQLSVSEITNACFEPANQMVKCDPRHGKYMACCLLFRGDVVPKDVNAAIATIKTKRSIQFVDWCPTGFKVGINYQPPTVVPGGDLAKVQRAVCMLSNTTAVAEAWARLDHKFDLMYAKRAFVHWYVGEGMEEGEFSEAREDMAALEKDYEEVGVDSIEGEGEEEGEEY; encoded by the exons ATG CGTGAGTGTATCTCAGTTCATGTGGGTCAGGCTGGAGCCCAGATGGGCAATGCCTGCTGGGAGCTCTACTGCCTGGAGCATGggatccagccggatggacagatgCCCAGTGACAAGACCATTGGAGGAGGAGACGACTCCTTCAATACCTTTTTCAGTGAGACTGGGGCTGGAAAGCATGTCCCCAGGGCTGTGTTTGTGGACCTGGAGCCCACAGTCATCG ATGAGGTGCGCACTGGGACCTACCGCCAGTTATTCCATCCTGAACAGCTCATCACTGGCAAAGAGGATGCTGCCAACAACTACGCTCGTGGACACTACACTATTGGCAAAGAGATCATCGACCTGGTGCTGGACAGGATCCGCAAACTG GCTGACCAGTGCACAGGCCTTCAGGGCTTCCTGGTTTTCCACAGCTTTGGAGGTGGCACCGGCTCTGGTTTCACTTCCCTGCTGATGGAGCGCCTGTCAGTTGACTATGGCAAGAAGTCCAAGCTGGAGTTCTCCATCTACCCAGCTCCCCAGGTGTCCACAGCTGTGGTGGAGCCCTACAACTCCATCCTGACCACCCACACCACCCTAGAGCACTCTGACTGTGCCTTCATGGTGGATAATGAGGCTATCTATGACATCTGCCGTAGGAACCTCGACATTGAGCGTCCTACCTACACCAACCTCAACAGGCTCATTGGGCAGATTGTTTCCTCCATCACTGCTTCCCTTCGATTTGATGGTGCCCTCAATGTTGATCTGACAGAGTTTCAGACCAACTTGGTGCCCTACCCCCGTATCCATTTCCCTCTGGCCACCTATGCACCAGTTATTTCTGCAGAGAAGGCTTACCATGagcagctctctgtctctgagaTCACCAATGCCTGCTTTGAGCCGGCCAatcagatggtgaagtgtgaccCTCGCCACGGCAAGTACATGGCTTGCTGCCTTCTGTTCCGTGGTGATGTGGTGCCCAAAGATGTCAATGCTGCCATTGCCACCATCAAGACCAAACGTTCCATTCAGTTTGTTGACTGGTGTCCAACTGGTTTCAAGGTTGGCATCAACTATCAGCCTCCCACTGTGGTCCCTGGTGGAGACCTGGCCAAAGTCCAGAGGGCTGTGTGCATGCTGAGCAACACCACTGCTGTGGCAGAGGCCTGGGCTCGGCTTGACCACAAGTTTGACCTGATGTACGCCAAACGTGCCTTTGTGCACTGGTATGTGGGTGAGggtatggaggagggagagttCTCTGAAGCCAGAGAGGACATGGCAGCCCTGGAGAAGGATTATGAAGAGGTAGGGGTTGACTCCattgagggtgagggagaggaggagggagaagagtaCTAA
- the LOC115165566 gene encoding tubulin alpha chain isoform X1 codes for MYSVLISSNGLRPKKQYPRLLKCTVSMHHSHQKCMMPVMDEQDTHQERNRDNRECISVHVGQAGAQMGNACWELYCLEHGIQPDGQMPSDKTIGGGDDSFNTFFSETGAGKHVPRAVFVDLEPTVIDEVRTGTYRQLFHPEQLITGKEDAANNYARGHYTIGKEIIDLVLDRIRKLADQCTGLQGFLVFHSFGGGTGSGFTSLLMERLSVDYGKKSKLEFSIYPAPQVSTAVVEPYNSILTTHTTLEHSDCAFMVDNEAIYDICRRNLDIERPTYTNLNRLIGQIVSSITASLRFDGALNVDLTEFQTNLVPYPRIHFPLATYAPVISAEKAYHEQLSVSEITNACFEPANQMVKCDPRHGKYMACCLLFRGDVVPKDVNAAIATIKTKRSIQFVDWCPTGFKVGINYQPPTVVPGGDLAKVQRAVCMLSNTTAVAEAWARLDHKFDLMYAKRAFVHWYVGEGMEEGEFSEAREDMAALEKDYEEVGVDSIEGEGEEEGEEY; via the exons ATGTACAGTGTTCTTATTTCATCAAATGGCTTACGCCCAAAGAAACAATATCCTCGTTTGCTGAAATGCACTGTCAGCATGCATCATAGCCATCAAAAATGTATGATGCCGGTGATGGATGAACAGGATACCCACCAGGAGAGAAATCGGGATAAT CGTGAGTGTATCTCAGTTCATGTGGGTCAGGCTGGAGCCCAGATGGGCAATGCCTGCTGGGAGCTCTACTGCCTGGAGCATGggatccagccggatggacagatgCCCAGTGACAAGACCATTGGAGGAGGAGACGACTCCTTCAATACCTTTTTCAGTGAGACTGGGGCTGGAAAGCATGTCCCCAGGGCTGTGTTTGTGGACCTGGAGCCCACAGTCATCG ATGAGGTGCGCACTGGGACCTACCGCCAGTTATTCCATCCTGAACAGCTCATCACTGGCAAAGAGGATGCTGCCAACAACTACGCTCGTGGACACTACACTATTGGCAAAGAGATCATCGACCTGGTGCTGGACAGGATCCGCAAACTG GCTGACCAGTGCACAGGCCTTCAGGGCTTCCTGGTTTTCCACAGCTTTGGAGGTGGCACCGGCTCTGGTTTCACTTCCCTGCTGATGGAGCGCCTGTCAGTTGACTATGGCAAGAAGTCCAAGCTGGAGTTCTCCATCTACCCAGCTCCCCAGGTGTCCACAGCTGTGGTGGAGCCCTACAACTCCATCCTGACCACCCACACCACCCTAGAGCACTCTGACTGTGCCTTCATGGTGGATAATGAGGCTATCTATGACATCTGCCGTAGGAACCTCGACATTGAGCGTCCTACCTACACCAACCTCAACAGGCTCATTGGGCAGATTGTTTCCTCCATCACTGCTTCCCTTCGATTTGATGGTGCCCTCAATGTTGATCTGACAGAGTTTCAGACCAACTTGGTGCCCTACCCCCGTATCCATTTCCCTCTGGCCACCTATGCACCAGTTATTTCTGCAGAGAAGGCTTACCATGagcagctctctgtctctgagaTCACCAATGCCTGCTTTGAGCCGGCCAatcagatggtgaagtgtgaccCTCGCCACGGCAAGTACATGGCTTGCTGCCTTCTGTTCCGTGGTGATGTGGTGCCCAAAGATGTCAATGCTGCCATTGCCACCATCAAGACCAAACGTTCCATTCAGTTTGTTGACTGGTGTCCAACTGGTTTCAAGGTTGGCATCAACTATCAGCCTCCCACTGTGGTCCCTGGTGGAGACCTGGCCAAAGTCCAGAGGGCTGTGTGCATGCTGAGCAACACCACTGCTGTGGCAGAGGCCTGGGCTCGGCTTGACCACAAGTTTGACCTGATGTACGCCAAACGTGCCTTTGTGCACTGGTATGTGGGTGAGggtatggaggagggagagttCTCTGAAGCCAGAGAGGACATGGCAGCCCTGGAGAAGGATTATGAAGAGGTAGGGGTTGACTCCattgagggtgagggagaggaggagggagaagagtaCTAA